A portion of the Krasilnikovia cinnamomea genome contains these proteins:
- a CDS encoding adenine phosphoribosyltransferase: MTETAAVRGDSGRLAAELVASRVLDVPDFPKPGILFKDLMPLFADGPVFRQVIDQIVAHHGAQRFDVVAGVEARGFVVAAAIAYATGTGVVPVRKAGKLPRRALSATYALEYGEATLEVHEDAFIAGQRVLVVDDVLATGGTAAAALDLVEQAGGTVAGFTVLLELGFLDGRQRLAPRTVHAVLTV; the protein is encoded by the coding sequence GTGACTGAGACCGCAGCGGTACGCGGCGACAGCGGGCGGCTGGCCGCCGAGCTCGTCGCCAGCCGGGTGCTGGATGTGCCCGACTTCCCGAAGCCCGGCATCCTCTTCAAGGACCTCATGCCGCTGTTCGCGGACGGGCCGGTGTTCCGGCAGGTCATCGACCAGATCGTGGCGCACCACGGCGCGCAACGGTTCGACGTGGTCGCGGGGGTGGAGGCACGCGGGTTCGTGGTCGCGGCGGCCATCGCCTACGCGACGGGCACCGGCGTGGTGCCGGTGCGCAAGGCCGGCAAGCTGCCGCGCCGCGCGCTGTCGGCGACGTACGCGCTGGAGTACGGCGAAGCCACCCTCGAGGTGCACGAGGACGCGTTCATCGCCGGACAGCGGGTCCTCGTGGTCGACGACGTGCTGGCCACGGGCGGCACCGCGGCGGCGGCGCTCGACCTGGTGGAGCAGGCGGGCGGCACGGTCGCCGGGTTCACGGTGTTGCTCGAGCTCGGCTTCCTGGACGGTCGGCAACGGCTGGCCCCGCGTACGGTCCATGCGGTCCTGACCGTTTGA
- the secF gene encoding protein translocase subunit SecF — protein sequence MARTGGFADRLYRGEANLNIIGRRRQWFLISALLTLVAIGSFIFRGFELGIEFEGGTAFNVPATAQGRELTQTEIQDGVSRAVESVAPEAHVGAAQKVGRAGGGQQFYTIRASTMTPQQAADAKAAIVQDLKVDATQVSDSQVSAAWGGAVTRQALIGLGVFLVLVMGYLVIRFEWRMAVAAVSSLLLDLVLTAGVYSLIGFEVTPSTVIGFLTILGFSLYDVVVVFDKVQENTRGITAGSTQTYGEATNLAVNQTLMRSINTGLVALLPVGGLLFIGAGLLGAGTLKDLGLVLFVGMGIGVAASILFAAPLLSWLKDQEPRIKAHNARVMSRRSAARTEGAAKRAEGASDEAAPALAGSSPRPGARPAAKRNSRGGRPGASGNRPGGGGKRR from the coding sequence ATGGCCCGCACCGGCGGTTTCGCCGATCGCCTGTACCGAGGCGAGGCGAACCTCAACATCATCGGGCGGCGCAGGCAGTGGTTCCTCATCTCGGCTCTGCTCACGCTCGTCGCGATCGGCAGCTTCATCTTCCGCGGTTTCGAGCTGGGCATCGAGTTCGAGGGCGGCACGGCGTTCAACGTGCCCGCCACCGCTCAGGGCCGTGAGCTGACGCAGACCGAGATCCAGGACGGGGTGTCGCGGGCGGTCGAGTCGGTCGCTCCGGAGGCCCACGTCGGCGCCGCGCAGAAGGTCGGCCGTGCCGGAGGGGGGCAGCAGTTCTACACCATCCGGGCGTCCACGATGACCCCGCAGCAGGCCGCGGACGCGAAGGCCGCCATCGTCCAGGATCTCAAGGTCGACGCCACCCAGGTCAGCGACAGCCAGGTCTCGGCCGCCTGGGGCGGAGCGGTCACCCGGCAGGCCCTGATCGGGCTCGGCGTCTTCCTCGTCCTGGTGATGGGGTATCTGGTGATCCGCTTCGAGTGGCGGATGGCCGTGGCCGCGGTCTCGTCGCTGCTGCTCGACCTGGTCCTCACGGCGGGCGTCTACTCGCTGATCGGCTTCGAGGTCACCCCGTCCACGGTGATCGGCTTCCTGACGATTCTGGGCTTCTCCCTGTATGACGTGGTCGTGGTGTTCGACAAGGTGCAGGAGAACACCCGGGGCATCACGGCGGGCAGCACGCAGACCTACGGCGAGGCCACCAACCTGGCGGTCAACCAGACCCTGATGCGCTCGATCAACACTGGTCTGGTGGCGCTGCTGCCGGTCGGCGGTCTGCTGTTCATCGGCGCCGGCCTGCTCGGCGCGGGCACCCTCAAGGACCTCGGCCTGGTGCTGTTCGTCGGCATGGGCATCGGCGTGGCCGCCTCGATCCTGTTCGCGGCGCCGCTGCTGTCCTGGCTGAAGGACCAGGAGCCGCGGATCAAGGCGCACAACGCCCGGGTGATGAGCCGCCGTTCCGCGGCCCGGACGGAAGGCGCGGCCAAGCGGGCGGAGGGCGCCTCCGACGAGGCCGCCCCGGCGCTGGCCGGTTCGTCCCCCCGCCCGGGGGCTCGCCCGGCCGCCAAGCGCAACTCTCGCGGGGGCCGTCCCGGCGCGTCCGGCAACCGGCCTGGCGGCGGCGGCAAGCGCCGCTGA